The Deltaproteobacteria bacterium genomic sequence ATTGCCCGGGCCATCCACGCGCAGAGCGACCGCCGGGACAAGCCTTTTATGACCATCAACTGCGGCGGCATTCCCGAAACGCTCATGGAGAGCGAATTTTTCGGGCACAGGAAGGGATCCTTTACCGGGGCCAACCAGGACAAAAAGGGCCTTTTCGAAACCGCCCACCAGGGCACGGTGTTTCTCGACGAAATCGGGGAGATCAGCCAGCAGATGCAGGTCAAACTGCTGCGCGCCGTCCAGGAAAAAGCCTTCAAGTCCGTCGGCGGCACCAGGGACATCTCCGTGGACATCCGCATCATTACCGCCACCAACCGGAATCTCACCCAGGAAGTGATCGAGGGGCGTTTTCGGGAGGATCTGTTCTACCGCCTCAACGTCATCGAAATCAAGGTCCCGCCGCTGCGCGAGCGCAAGCAGGACATCAAGCTGCTGGCCCAGCATTTTCTGGACAAGTATTCCGAAGAGATGGGCAAGCAGGTGACCAAGATTTCCTCCTACGCCGTCGAGCTGCTCAAGAAATATGATTTCCCGGGCAATATCCGCGAGTTGGAAAACCTGCTGGAGCGCAGCGTGGCCCTTACCAATACCAATATCCTGCTGCCCGACAGCCTGGCCCTGTCCGTCAACAAAAGGCGGTGGATCGAAGGCGTGAAAGGCAAACGTTTCGACCTGGACGAGGTGGCCCATGGCGTCGCCCTGGACAGCATTCTGGCGGAAATCGAGCGTGCTTACCTGGAAAAGGCCCTGGAGTTGACCAACGGCAACAAGAATAAAGCGGCCGATCTTCTGGGCATTACCTTCCGGTCCCTACGCTACCGCCTGGACAAACTCACCATGACGGAATGATACGCTTTGCTGTTAATCTGTTTCCTAAGTTGAGCGTTTCAAATTTTAAGAATAAAAAGGAATATAATCCTCTGAAAATAAATGTATTCTACTCGTTATTAACATTTGAAACGCGCATCTTAGGTGTTTGTATCCTTATGATTTTTATAACGCCCTTTCAATACGGTTTGGCAAATGTGATCGGAAGGGTTGCCAATCGCTGTCAATAGGGTATAGCCGTTAAGATACCGGCGTGGTATGTTGCCAAACCGTATGTGGGGTGACAATTTTTGTCACCCCTTGCCGTAAATTGTTTGCCGCTCCCTGAAAATTCTCATTTCCATCCGTGATTTCCCCGCCTAAAATGGGAGCTGTATAAAAAAAAT encodes the following:
- a CDS encoding sigma-54 dependent transcriptional regulator translates to MTDTKSHILVVDDELSMRELFEIMLEKEGYRVSCVENGTKAVAFLKQEKVDLLLCDIRLGDIDGIQVLKTAKEQNPHAVVIMISAFSSAENAVEAMNAGAYDYVPKPFDNVEMIQTIQNALDFKTSQQEKRSQDGEVSPNTRHFGKIVGNSPRMMYIYDMIRQVAKTRTNVLITGESGTGKELIARAIHAQSDRRDKPFMTINCGGIPETLMESEFFGHRKGSFTGANQDKKGLFETAHQGTVFLDEIGEISQQMQVKLLRAVQEKAFKSVGGTRDISVDIRIITATNRNLTQEVIEGRFREDLFYRLNVIEIKVPPLRERKQDIKLLAQHFLDKYSEEMGKQVTKISSYAVELLKKYDFPGNIRELENLLERSVALTNTNILLPDSLALSVNKRRWIEGVKGKRFDLDEVAHGVALDSILAEIERAYLEKALELTNGNKNKAADLLGITFRSLRYRLDKLTMTE